From the Glutamicibacter halophytocola genome, the window CTTGCGGCCAAGCCACCCTGGCTAGTCAAACCACGGATCGAGACCATAGAGCGGGAAGATTTCCTTGCGCGTCGCAATAATTGTGCGGTCCACGGGGTCGGCGGGGTCGTATCCGACTTCCCAGTTTCTCCACCACAACTGCGCGTCGTCACCCATGAGATAAGGCACCGCGCGCCCATAGCGTTCAAGAACGTGCCTGCGGAATGTCTCAGGCACATACGTGCGCAGCGGAACAGGCTTGCCAGCCACGATGGCGGTCAAATGGGTCCAGGTTCTTGGCACCACCGCAGTGATGTTATATCCACCGCCGCCGGTCGCCAGCCAGCGCCCCTCGCAGACATCGTCTGCAAGCTGGGCAATATCCAATGCCGCTTGGCGCTGCGCGTCAACCGAAAGCTTCAAGTTGGTCATGTCATCATCTCGATGGGCGTCACACCCATGCTGGGACACAATGATTTCTGGCTTGAAGGCGTGTATCAGCTGCGGAACGATTGCGTGGAAGGCCCTCATCCAACCCGAGTCCCCGGTCATTGCAGGCAAAGCCACATTCACGGCGCCGCCTTGGGCCTGCTCGCCACCAATTTCATTGGCGAACCCAGTGCCCGGGAATAGGGACAACCCAGACTCGTGCAATGAAATTGTCAGCACCCGATCATCATCCCAAAAGATGGATTCTGTGCCGTCTCCGTGGTGGGCATCGACATCGATGTAGGCCACTCGCTGCGCACCCTGATCAAGCATCCTCTGGATCGCGGCTGCCGCGTCGTTGTAAATGCAGAATCCGCTCGCCTTGTTCTTCGAGGCATGGTGCATGCCTCCGGCGAAATTCACCGCGCGCACCGTGTCCTGGTCCATGATCGCTTGGGCCGCGATAACGGATCCGCCGACGATGCGCGCAGCGGCGTCGTGCATTCCGGAGAAGACTGGATCGTCTTCGGTGCCTAGCCCGAATTCTTCGGCTATCAGCGACGGGTCGTCGCTAACGCGCCGGACCTGATCAATGTAGCCCTGGTCGTGAACCGTGCGGATCACCGCATCGCCGGCAATCTCGGGCGCATGAATCTTAACGTTGTCTGCGTCCAGCACCTGAAGCGCTTCACTGAGCCGATAGGTCAGTTCGAGCCTGAGCGGGTGCATGGGATGCCAGTCGCTGAATTTGTACTTCAGGTACTGTTCATCCCACATGACCATTGTTGGCCGAGGGGCCTGTTGCGGATCTAACACTTTTTCAGGCTACCCGATGGTGATCCAACTCATGAATATATGGCGCTTTGGGCGACCCCGCCATTCTTTTGGCCCGCAAGGCAAGCGTTTAGCGCAGGAAACGCGTAAATTACTAGAAGGACTTCAACTTCCACTCTCGTTATCCACCTGTCCCGAAGAAACAGCGAGTTACAGATGAGCACTGCCAGTGATCTGGGCCCTCGGTCCCGGGCAGCTGAACTGCGCGAACAGCATCGCAAAAGATGGCTAATGTTCCGCATGTCGGTTGCCGACTTCACCGTGCGCTCCCCCGCACGCTTGACCCTCGGCGTCTTCGTCCTGGCCATCACCGTCTTCACCTCGCTGCTGGCTGCGCCTTTTTCCTCTTCAACTGGAGAGGCCACACCGCTGCATGATGCGCTGTTTACCGCTGTTTCAGCAGTCTGCGTCACCGGCCTGACGACGGTCTCCACCGCCGTGCATTGGTCTTTCCTGGGCCAGCTGATCATGCTCATAGCCGCCTTTATGGGCGGCTTGGGCATCCTGACGTTGGCATCAATCATGTCCCTCGCGGTGTCGCGCAAGCTAGGCGTCAGGGCAAAACTCATGGCTCAAAAATCCATGGACAGCTCCGGCGCCTCGGCCCTAGGCGAGGTCAGCTCGCTGCTGCGCATTGTCATCTTGACCGCCATCAGCCTGCAGGGATTAATCGCGCTGTTCTTGATTCCGCGTTTCTACATTTTGGGCGAAAGCGTCCTTTCGTCGATTTGGCATGGCATCTTCTATGCGGTTTCAGCCTTTAACAACGCTGGCTTCACCCCGCACTCCGATGGACTGGTTCCCTACGAGACCGACCTGTGGATCTTGACCCCGCTGATGGGCGGAGTTTTTGCTGGATCCCTGGGCTTCCCTGTGATCATGGTCCTGCTGGCCCACAAATTCAATGTCAAAAAGTGGAATCTGCATACCAAGCTGACCTTGTTGGTCACCACAATCCTGCTCTTCGCTGGTGCGTTCCTCTGGCTCATCTTTGAGTGGTCCAACCCTCGGACACTTGGCGACATGTCCGTGAGCGACAAGGTCATACATGCCTTATTTGCTTCGACCATGACACGTTCGGGCGGATTCAACCTGGTTGATCAGAACGACATCCATCAAGTCACGGTGCTATTGACCGATGCCTTGATGTTTGCCGGTGGCGGTTCCGCTTCCACGGCAGGTGGCATCAAGGTCACAACCATCGCCGTGATGTTCTTGGCAATTATGGCCGAGGTACGGGGCGATACCGAGGTGAGGGCCTTTGGCCGCCAGATCCCGCAGGGCACCATGCGCGTGGCAATCTCCGTAGTTGCCATGGGTGGTTCTCTGGTGATGGTGGCAACTGGTGCCCTGGTCACCATCGACGAGTCAGTTGGTTTTTCCCGGGCCCTTTTTGAATCGATTTCAGCGTTCGCTACTGTCGGTTTGAGTACCGGTGTTTCCCAAGAAATGCCGCCAGCAGGAAAATACGTCCTCAGTGTTTTGATGTTTGCCGGACGCATTGGCAGCATCACCCTGGCCAGCGCGCTGACCATGCGCCACCGCAATTCACTATTCAAGCTTCCGGAAGAAAGGCCGCTCATTGGCTGACAAGAATATGGACCACAATGCCCCAGTCCTCGTGATTGGCCTGGGCCGTTTTGGTGCGTCCGTTGCCGAGACACTGGTCAAGCAGGGCCGAGAAGTCTTGGCGATCGAACGAAGTCCCGAATTGGTTCAGCAGTGGGCCAGCACTTTGACGCACGTGGTGGCCGCCGACGCCACGAACATTGACGCTTTGCGCCAACTCGGCGCCCAGGAATTCTCTTCTGCCGTCGTTGGCGTTGGCACGTCCATCGAATCCTCCGTGCTGATCACGGTGAATTTGGTAGACCTCGGCATTGAACACTTGTGGGTCAAGGCAATTACTCCTTCACACGGCAAGATCCTGACCCGTATTGGAGCCAACCACGTAATCTACCCGGAGGCTGACGCCGGGGTCCGTGCCGCGCACCTGGTGGGCGGACGGATGCTGGACTTCATCGAATTTGATGATGGCTTTGCCATCGTCAAAATGTATCCGCCCAAGGAAACCCAGGGCTTCACCCTTGCCCAGTCTCAGGTGCGCTCAAAGTATGGCGTGACCATCGTTGGCGTGAAATCACCAGGTGAGGACTTCACTT encodes:
- a CDS encoding acetoin utilization protein AcuC, producing MVMWDEQYLKYKFSDWHPMHPLRLELTYRLSEALQVLDADNVKIHAPEIAGDAVIRTVHDQGYIDQVRRVSDDPSLIAEEFGLGTEDDPVFSGMHDAAARIVGGSVIAAQAIMDQDTVRAVNFAGGMHHASKNKASGFCIYNDAAAAIQRMLDQGAQRVAYIDVDAHHGDGTESIFWDDDRVLTISLHESGLSLFPGTGFANEIGGEQAQGGAVNVALPAMTGDSGWMRAFHAIVPQLIHAFKPEIIVSQHGCDAHRDDDMTNLKLSVDAQRQAALDIAQLADDVCEGRWLATGGGGYNITAVVPRTWTHLTAIVAGKPVPLRTYVPETFRRHVLERYGRAVPYLMGDDAQLWWRNWEVGYDPADPVDRTIIATRKEIFPLYGLDPWFD
- a CDS encoding TrkH family potassium uptake protein, with product MSTASDLGPRSRAAELREQHRKRWLMFRMSVADFTVRSPARLTLGVFVLAITVFTSLLAAPFSSSTGEATPLHDALFTAVSAVCVTGLTTVSTAVHWSFLGQLIMLIAAFMGGLGILTLASIMSLAVSRKLGVRAKLMAQKSMDSSGASALGEVSSLLRIVILTAISLQGLIALFLIPRFYILGESVLSSIWHGIFYAVSAFNNAGFTPHSDGLVPYETDLWILTPLMGGVFAGSLGFPVIMVLLAHKFNVKKWNLHTKLTLLVTTILLFAGAFLWLIFEWSNPRTLGDMSVSDKVIHALFASTMTRSGGFNLVDQNDIHQVTVLLTDALMFAGGGSASTAGGIKVTTIAVMFLAIMAEVRGDTEVRAFGRQIPQGTMRVAISVVAMGGSLVMVATGALVTIDESVGFSRALFESISAFATVGLSTGVSQEMPPAGKYVLSVLMFAGRIGSITLASALTMRHRNSLFKLPEERPLIG
- a CDS encoding potassium channel family protein, with amino-acid sequence MDHNAPVLVIGLGRFGASVAETLVKQGREVLAIERSPELVQQWASTLTHVVAADATNIDALRQLGAQEFSSAVVGVGTSIESSVLITVNLVDLGIEHLWVKAITPSHGKILTRIGANHVIYPEADAGVRAAHLVGGRMLDFIEFDDGFAIVKMYPPKETQGFTLAQSQVRSKYGVTIVGVKSPGEDFTYAVPDTIVTRRDVLIVSGHVDLLERFAARP